CATAGCAAACGCGATTAATACTATTAATGCTGCTGCCGATATCAAGATCACGGCGATCTTACTCTCTAGGGTCGGGCGGTACCATTTATTGGTTGAAGACGATTGACCTTGAGCTGCTGACTGCCCTGCATTGTCATACTGCGCTTGTTGGCCACGCACTTGGTGTGGTTGTCCTAATCCTTCCATTACTCTTCCTTTTCTTATGCTTATTTATACTGGTGTTTATTGTAGATTAGCCTGCGTATAGGTGCAAGACCCTTATGCTTCAGTGGTGAATAATTTGACATCAGGGGTGTCTCAGGTATATTCTGGGGTCAGTCATAAGTAATAAGGAGAGAGACATGGCATATTCACACGTGAATTCAAAGGGAGTTACTTACTACCTTCATTCAAAGGACGTAACTCTACGCGGTGGACGTCAACAGCGAATCTACTACTTCGCTAAAGAAGCTAAACCAGGTGAGTCAATCGACGCACTACCAGAAGGTTTCGTCGTTACTGAGAACCCACGCAACGGCTTCCTTACTCTCAAGCGCGCTTAAGTTAACCCTTCAAGCGACCAATAGACACTCTCTTCGGAGGGTGTCTATTTATTGAGCGGGTCATTTTGCATTGCTCCCAGTGATATGACGGTGTTATATTTAATTGTAATGGCAAAAACGATTCTCAAAGTCGACAATCTAGTTAAACACTACAGCGATATCACAGCGGTAGATGGTGTTAGTTTTACGGTTAAGGCCGGAGAGGTGTTTGGGATCTTAGGGCCGAACGGTGCCGGCAAGACGACTACCTTAGAGATGATCGAGACGATTCGCGAGATCGATGGGGGCACTGCCGTACTGGACGGTTTGAATGTAGCCGAGCAGCCACAGCAGGTTAAAGAGATTATTGGTGTTCAGCCTCAGACCCCTTCCTTTGAAGAGAAAACTAAACTAACTGAACTGCTTGAGTTTTTCGCCTCTACTTATGGGCGGCGAGTCGACCCACTTGCTCTCTTAGAAGAGGTTCAACTGGCGGAGAAGGCTCAGAGCTACCCAGAGAAGCTCTCCGGCGGGCAACGACAACGCTTTTCGATCGCCACAGCCTTAGTTAATCAGCCTAAGGTACTCTTCTTAGATGAACCGACTACCGGACTTGACCCACAGGCGCGACGCAATCTTTGGGGTTTAATTCGCGAGATTAAGGCGCGGGGCGTAACAGTTATCTTAACTACGCACTATATGGAAGAAGCGGAGAAGTTGTGCGATCGGGTGGCCATCATGGACAATGGCCGCATCATCGCACTCGATACGCCGAAAAAGCTGGTGGCAGATCTACTCAAGCGTGGTTTTAAGAAAGAGCAACACGTCGAACAGGCCGACCTTGAGGATGTCTTTATCGACCTGACCGGGAAGGATCTACGCGAATGATTAAGCGCAGTCTACTACC
Above is a genomic segment from Candidatus Saccharimonadales bacterium containing:
- a CDS encoding ABC transporter ATP-binding protein, with amino-acid sequence MAKTILKVDNLVKHYSDITAVDGVSFTVKAGEVFGILGPNGAGKTTTLEMIETIREIDGGTAVLDGLNVAEQPQQVKEIIGVQPQTPSFEEKTKLTELLEFFASTYGRRVDPLALLEEVQLAEKAQSYPEKLSGGQRQRFSIATALVNQPKVLFLDEPTTGLDPQARRNLWGLIREIKARGVTVILTTHYMEEAEKLCDRVAIMDNGRIIALDTPKKLVADLLKRGFKKEQHVEQADLEDVFIDLTGKDLRE